The Streptomyces cathayae DNA segment CAGTGAGCCCTTCCCGGTAAGCGGTGGTTGCTCGCTGTGATCGCGATGCTGGCACTGCGGCCCGTGGCATCCCCAAGTCCGGGCAGGCATAAGGCCCCTGGTAGGAACGATCTTGCGACAGAAAGATCCGACCGAGGGGCCTTACGTGCCGACCAGTGTCACATACACCGCCGTACTCGATGTGAAGCGGTCCACCGCCGAGCACCTGGCCCGACTGCTGCACGACCACCGGATCGCGGCCAGGACCCGCAAGGGACGGCGTGCACTGGGCTGCTTCAAGCAGGCGGTGCTCATCCTGCGCTGGTTCACCGACGGCACCCGCCTGTCCCAACTCGCCTGCGACAACGGACTGTCGACCTCCACCGCCTACCGCTACCTCCACGAAGGACTGACCGTGCTGTCCGCCGGGGCACCGGACCTCGCGACCGCGCTGGAGCGCGCGAAGGCGGCCGGGCTGACGCATCTCAACCTCGACGGCACCATCATCCGCACCGACCGCGTCGCCGCCCCCGGCCCCAACGGCGCGGACCTGTGGTGGTCCGGGAAGCACCAGCACCACGGAGGAAACGTGCAGGTCATCGCCACCCCGGACGGCTGGCCGATCTGGGTCTCACCGGTCCGGCCCGGCCGCGAGCACGACACCACCTGCGCCCGCCGCCACGGCCTGATCGACGGCCTGGGCCGCATCGCCGCCGAGCTGGACATGCCGACCCTGGTCGACCTCGGCTACGAGAACGCCGGCGACGGCTTCCGCCACCCGCACAAGAAGCCCGCGGGCGGCAAGCTGACCGAGACCCAGCAGACCTACAACAAGGTCATCCGCGGCATCCACGGCGTCTGCGAGCGCGCCAACTCCCTGCTCAAGACCACCTTCAAGGCCCTGCGCAGGGTCAGCCTCGACCCCAGCCGGATCACGCAGATCGCCGCCGCAGCCCTCGTCCTGCTCCAGCTCGAGTACGACCGCACCATCTGAACGATCACGCAACGTCATGATCCGTTACTGGCAAAGATTCAGTGAGCCCATGCCAGTAACGGCATGGGCCATTCCGTCAGTCGAGTCGATACCGAGCGCCTCTGGGCACAAGCCACCTCCCCCATCGGCCGACGGTCGCACGGCGGGCTCCTGGAACATCGGGAACCGTCTCCGCGGACGACTTCGTCCTCGCCCGGATCGATCGCCATCGGCACCGGTCACCGCTCTGCGCGCCGGCCGGTGATCCCGCGCGATCGCTGCCGACTGCCACCCGCTGACGCACAGAAACCACCTGGGCGCTCATCGGGTCGATCCGAAGGCCGAAGCCGATCAGTGAGTCCCTTCAGCGTTGCCACTCCAGGGCAAGGGCAGAGCTGTCAACCGGCGTCATGTGGTGTGGGCTGCCTCGGCATCCGTTCGACATCCGCCAGGACTTCAGGCGGGCGACTCCGTTCTGCTGATGCTCGTGCTGCGGGCAGGGTCCGGTCGACGGTCTTCTCTCGACGGGAGTGAGTTGCGCATCGCTCACGCAGGCGATGCCTCGGCGGTCCGGGCGCAGCGCCGTCGGCGCGTCCGCTGAACGGAAAAGGTCCAGCTCAAGGGTGTGGAGCTGGACCTTCTTCGGAGAGCCGCCTTCGGGATTCGAACCCGAGACCTACGCATTACGAGTGCGTTGCTCTGGCCATCTGAGCTAAGGCGGCGCACGCTGTCGGCACCATGGTGCGATCAGCGACGTCGGTAAGTCTACACAGTTTCGGATGGTGCTCCGTACCCACCCCGGAGGCGGGCCGGGGGCCTGCCTCCGGGGTGGGTGCACCGGCTAGGAACAGCGCTTTCCGTTCGTGGGCGGGGTGCCGCGGAGGAGGTAGGTGTTGATCGCGGAGTCGATGCAGTCGCTGCCCCGGCCGTAGGCGGTGTGGCCGTCGCCCTCGTAGGTGAGCAGGCGGGCCGAGGAGAGCTGGTCGGCGAGGGACTCGGCCCAGCGGTAGGGGGTGGCGGGGTCGCGGGTGGTACCGACGACGACGATCGGGGCCGCGCCCTTCGCCTCGATGCGCTGGGGCTTGCCCGTGGCGCCGACCGGCCAGTACTCGCAGTTCAGGGCGGCCCAGGCGAAGCTCTCGCCGAAGACCGGGGAGGCCTTCTCGAAGTCGGGGAGGGCGCCCCGTACCTGGTCCGGGGAGGTGAAGGCGGGCGGGAGGTCCAGGCAGTTCACGGCGGCGTTGGCGAACATCAGGTTCGCGTAGTCGCCCTTGGCGTCGCGTTCGTAGTAGCTGTCGGAGAGGGCCAGGAGTCCGGCGCCGTCGTTCTTCTTCATCGCCGCCGTCAGTGCCGCGCGCAGCCGTGGCCAGGCGCCCTCGTCGTACATGGCCGCGATCACGCCGGTGGTGGCCAGCGACTCGGTGAGCCTGCGGCCCGCGGTGTCCCCGGTGGGGATCGGCCGGGCGTCGAGTTCGGCGAAGAACTCCTTCAGGTTCTCGCCGACCTGTTCGACACCGGTGTTCCGGCCGCCGAGGGGGCAGTCGCTCTGTCGTACGCAGTCCTTCGCGAAGGCCGTGAACGCCGTGTCGAAGCCCGCCGTCTGCTCGATGTTGAGCTGCCGCGCCGACAGCGAGGGGTCCAGCGCGCCGTCCAGCACCAGCCGGCCCGTCCGGTCCGGGAAGAGCCCCGCGTACGTCGCCCCGAGGAAGGTGCCGTAGGAGGCACCCACGTAGTTCAGCTTCTCGTCGCCCAGCGCCGCCCGCACGATGTCCATGTCCCGGGCCGCCTCGACGGTCGACACATGGCGCAGCAGCTTCGGCGCGTCCGCCCCGCAGCCCTCGGCGAACCTCCGGTACGCGGCGACCAGCGTGTCGGTCTCCTTCGCGTCGTCCGGTGTGACGTCCGTCTGTGTGTACGTGTCCATCTCGGGGCCGTCCAGGCACTCGACGGGTTCGCTGCGGGCCACGCCCCGCGGGTCGACGGCCACCATGTCGTAGCGGGCGCGCACCTCGGCGGGGTAGCCGATGCCGGCGTACGCCTGGAGGTAGCCGATCGCCGAGCCGCCCGGCCCGCCGGGGTTGATCAGCAGCGAGCCCAGCCGCTCCCCCGGGCCCGTGGCCTTCTTCCGGGACACGGCGAGGCGGATGTCACCGGCGGACGGGTCGGCGTAGTCGAGCGGGGCCTTCAGCGTGGCGCACTGGAAGCCGGGCGCCCCGCAGTCGCGCCACTTCGGCTTCTGCTCGTAGTACGGAGTGAGCGCCGCGGGTGTGGCGCGGGGCAGTGCGGCCAGTGTCGCCGTCTCCTTCGCCGCCGACTTCGCGGAACCGGTGGTGCTCGTCGTACTCCCGGAGGAGCAGCCGGAGACCAGGAGCGCGGCGGCGGCGAGCAGCGTGGCTGCGGTGCGGGTCCTGCGGTGAAGGGTGCGCCGTGTGTGCATGATGCGAGCGTAACTGTGAGCGACGGCCCGAGTGCTTTGTGTGCGCCCCGTGCCCCGTACGAGTTACGGGGCGCGCGGATTCAGCCCGCTCTGAGTGCCATGGTCATCGCCTCCACGGCCAGCAGCGGGGCCACGTTGCGGTCGAGGGCGTCGCGGCAGGCGGCGATCGACTCGAGGCGGCGGAGTGTGGACTCGGGGGAGCTGCCGCGCGCCAGGCGCTCCAGGGCCTCCTCGGCGTCCGTGTTGGCGAGGGCGACGCGGGAGCCGAGCTGGAGCGCGAGGACGTCGCGGTAGAAGCTGGTGAGGTCGGTCAGGGCCACGTCGAGGCTGTCCCGTTGCGTACGCGTTCGGCGGCGCTTCTGCATGTCCTCCAGGTCCTTGACCACACCCGCCGTACCGCGGGGCAGCCGACCGCCCTGGACCGCGCCGAGCGCCGCCTTCAGCTCGTCGGTCTCCTTGGTGTCCATCTGCTCGGCCAGTTGTCTGGCGTCCTCGGCGGCGGCGTCGACGAGTTCCTGGGCCGCCTTGAGCGCGCTCCCCACGTCGTCGACCCGCAGCGGCAGCTTCAGCACGGCGGCGCGGCGCTCGCGGGCCGCCGGGTCGGTGGCCAGGCGGCGGGCCCGGTCGACATGGCCCTGGGTGGCGCGGGCGACGGCGGCCGCCACGTCCGGCTCGACGCCCTCGCGTCGTACGAGCAGGTCGGCGACGGCGTCCACGGAGGGCGTGCTCAGGTTGAGGTGGCGGCAGCGGGAGCGGATCGTCGGCAGGACGTCCTCGACCGACGGGGCGCAGAGCAGCCAGACCGTACGGGGGGCGGGCTCCTCCACGGCCTTGAGGACGGCGTTGGCGGAGCTCTCGTTCAGCCGCTCGGCGTCCTCGACGAGGATCACCTGCCAGCGGCCGTTCGCCGGGGCGGTGAACGACTTGCGGACGGTGTCGCGCATGTCGCGCACCAGGATCATCGCGCCGACGGCGGTGATCGTGCTCACGTCGGCGTGGGTGCCGATCAGGGCGGTGTGGCAGCCGTCGCAGAATCCGCAGCCCGGGACTCCGCCGAGGGCACGGTCGGGGCTGACGCACTGCAGCGCGGCGGCGAAGGCGCGCGCCGTCTGGTGGCGTCCGGCGCCGGGCGGGCCCGTGAACAGCCAGGCGTGGGTCATCTTCGACGCCGCCGGCGCGGGGGCGCCGGCCGCCGCGGCGGTGACGAGGGCGTCGGCGTCCCGGGCGGCGGCGGTGAGCTGTTCACTCACCCGCTGCTGCCCGACGAGGTCGTCCCACACGGTCATGGGTCACGCCGCCCTTCCATCCGCCGCGTCTTCGTCACGTCCACCGCACCTCCGTCACGTCCACCGCGTACGAGGCACCGCCACTCCTGTCAGCGGCCCCGGCCCCGGCCACCCTCGTCGCCGCGCCCGCCCTGGCCGTCGCCGCGCGGGCCCAGCAGTTCGTCCGCCAGCGTCGGCAGGTCGTCCAGCGGGGTCTCCTCGGCCCAGTCCGGACGCTGCCTGTTCCGGCCCGGCATGTTCTCGAGGTCGACCTGGGGCAGCTCGCGTGTGCTCACCTCATTGTCGTCCCGTGGGACCGCGGGCAGTACCGCCGTCTCCTCCACGTCACCCCGCGGCGGCACAGCGGGCAGCACCTCGGTCTCGTCGGCCGCCCGGGGCGGAACCGACACCTGCGGCAGCTCGGTGGTCACCTCGGCCGCGGAAGGCCCGGACGAAGCCGACGGCACCGGCGGCACCGACGCCCCGGAGGAACCGGGAGGCCCTGCGTCACGCCGGCCCGTGCCCGGCACCCTCGGCAGCACCGCCGTCTCGTCCGTGGCGCCCGGCACCGCCCCGAAGGGACCGGCCCCGTCCGTCGCCTTGGGGCCCGTCTCCGCCGCGGCCGCGGCCCGTTCCGCGCTGCGCCGGGCCTCCTCGGCCCGCCGCAGCGCGTCCTCGGCCTTGCGCTGCTTCTCCAGGCGCAGCGCCTCGGCCTCGGCGTGCAGCCGCTCCGCCTCCTCGGCCTGCTTGCGGCGGCGCTCCTCCTCGGCCCTGCGCCGGGTCTCCTCCTCCGCCCGTGCCTTCTCCTCGGCGAGGAGCCGCCGGCGCTCCTCCTCGGCTCGGCGGGCGGCCTCCTCGGCACGCTGCCGGGCCTCCTCCGCCTGCCGTTCGGCCTCGCGCCGCTGCGCCTCCTCCAGCTCGCGCCGCTTGCGCTCCTCCTCCTCGGCACGCAGCCGTTCCATCAGCTCCTGGCGCTCGCGCTCCAGGCGCTCCTCCTCGGCCTTGCGCGCCGCTTCCTCCTCCGCCTTGCGGCGGGCCTCCTCCTCGGCCTTGCGCCGCGCCTCCTCACGGGCCCGGATCTCGGCCTCGGAGAGCGGCAGCACCTGGTCGAGCCGGTGCCGGATCACGGTGCCGACCGCGTCCGGCTCCTGGCCGGCGTCGACCACCAGGTACCGGCCGGGGTCGGCCGCGGCCAGGGTGAGGAAACCGGCCCGCACGCGTGCGTGGAACTCGGCGGGCTCCGACTCCAGCCGGTCCGGTGCCTCGGTGAACCTCTCGCGCGCGGTCTCCGGCGCCACGTCCAGCAGCACGGTGAGGTGCGGCACGAGGCCGTTGGTCGCCCAGCGGTTGATGCGGGCGATCTCGGTCGGGGACAGGTCGCGTCCGGCGCCCTGGTAGGCCACCGAGGAATCGATGTAGCGGTCGGAGACGACGACGGCGCCGCGCTCCAGTGCGGGCCGTACGACCGTGTCGATGTGCTCGGCGCGGTCCGCCGCGTACAGCAGCGCCTCCGCGCGGTGGGACAGCCCGGCGCTGGAGACGTCCAGCAGGATCGACCGCAGCCGCTTGCCGACGGGGGTCGCCCCTGGCTCGCGCGTGAGCACGACCTCGTGGCCCTTGGCCCGGATCCACTCGGCGAGCGCCTCGGCCTGGGTGGACTTCCCGGCCCCGTCGCCGCCCTCCAGGGCGATGAAGAAGCCGGCGCCCGCCGGGACCGGTACCGGGTCGTCGCCGCCGAGCAGCGCGTCCCGCAGATCCTGGCGCAGCGGCACCCCGGAACGGTCGTCGACCTTGGCCAGCACCAGCGCGGCCACCGGCAGCAGCAGCGCGCCCACCAGCATCAGCGTGAACGCGGCACCGCCGTGCGCGAAGACGAACCGGCCGCTCTCCAGCCGGTGCGGCCCGATGGCCGCGGCCACCAGTGGGGCGATCACCGCGCCGAGTGCCACGAAGACGCGGACGACCGCGTGCAGGTGCTCCGTCGTACGGGCCCGCCGCTGGTCCTCGATCTCCTGGTCGAGCAGCGTGTGCCCGGTGTTGGCCGCGATGCCCGCGCCCACGCCGGCCAGCACGACGAGCAGCAGCACGCTGGTGACGTCCGGCACCAGACCGGCGGCCAGCAGCGCGACGCCGGTGAAGGCGAGCGCCAGGGCGAGCAGGCGGCGCCGCGACAGCGACGGCAGCAGGGAGGGCGCCGTCCGTATGCCGACGACGACACCGCCGGTCAGCGCGCCCACCAGCAGGCCGTACAGCACGGGCCCGCCGCCCAGGTCCGTGGCGTGCAGCACGAACACCGCGACGGCGGCCGACACCGCGGCGGCCACCAGGCCGGACGCCAGCACCAGCAGTGGCATCACGCCGGTGCGGCCCTTGTCGGGACCGGCGCCGGCGGCGCTCTTCGGGCGGCGCAGCCCCTCCAGCGGTGAGCGCGGGCGCGGGGTGCGCACGGCGGGCAGCTCGAGGAAGGTCAGGATCGACAGCGACGCGGCGAACAGTCCGGCCGCGACGTACGAGGCGAGGGCCGCCTGGTGCTGGGCGAACCAGTCGACGCCCGTGCCCAGCAGGTTGTTGAACAGCCCGGCGACGACGAGTACGAGGGCCGCGACCGGTACCACCACGAAGGTCGTGCGCAGCGACAGGCGGCGCAGCGCGTCCATGTGGTCCGGCAACGGCCGCACCGTCGCGCCCTCCGGGGGCGGGGCGGGCAGCAGCGCGGGGGCCGCGCCCTCCCGGCACACCGTCCAGAACCGCTCGGCGACCGATGTCACGAAGGCGGTGACGAGGAGGACGGCCAGGGCGTTTGCGGGCATCCAGTCGATCCACAGCGGGGCGACGATGAGCAGGGCCGCCCGCAGCCCGTCCGCGCCGACCATGGTCCAGCGGCGGTCCAGCGGTCCGTCCGGCGAGGTGAGCGCCGTGAGCGGGCCGAGGAGAACGGCGCCGAACAGCAGCGTCGCGAGGATCCGCACCCCGAAAACGGTCGCCACTGCGAACGCGGCGCCCCGGGAGCCGCCGCCGAACGAACCTTCGGCGATCGTCGCCTGGAGGACGAGGAGGACCAGTACGAGGAGGGCGAGGATGTCACCGACGCCGCCCACGAACTGCGCGCTCCACAGCCGTTTCAGCTGCGGACGGCGCAGCAGGGCGCGGACGGCGCGCTCGCGGGAGTCCGCGACCAGTGCGTCGTCGGGGGCCGGTTGAGGGGCCGCTGGCGGTTCGGCTCGCATCATGCGTTCAGCCTATCGGCCCGCGCCGACATCACGGCGCTTCACCCTGGCATGCGCACGCCCCGGCACCGAAGTGGTGCCGGGGCGTTCGCATTCCGAACCCTTGGCGAAGATCCACACCTGGGAGCGGACGACGGACCGCCGTGCCGCACGGGGTCCCGAGGGCGCCTCAGTCCTCGGCGCCGTTCACGGCCGTCGCCTTCTTCGCGGCGGCCTTGGTCGCCGTCGTCTTCTTCGCCGTCGTGGTCTTCGCTGTCGTGGACTTCGCCGCGGTCTTCTTCGCCGCCGCCGTCTTCTTCGCCGGGGCCTTCTTGGCGGCCGTCTTCTTGGCCGGGGTCTTCTTGGCGGCCGTCTTCTTGGCGGGCCCCTTGGCGCGCTTCTCGGCCAGCAGCTCGAAGCCGCGCTCCCGGGTGATCGTCTCGACGCTGTCACCGGAGCGCAGGGTCGCGTTGGTCTCGCCGTCGGTGACGTACGGACCGAAGCGGCCGTCCTTCACCACGACCGGCTTCCCGCTGACCGGGTCCTCACCCAGCTCCTTCAGCGGCGGCTTGGCCGCGGCCCGGCCACGCTGCTTGGGCTGGGCGTAGATCGCCAGCGCCTCCTCCAGCGTGATCGTGAAGAGCTGCTCCTCGGACTGCAGCGACCGCGAGTCGGTGCCCTTCTTCAGATACGGCCCGTAGCGGCCGTTCTGCGCGGTGATCTCCACGCCCTCGGCGTCGGCGCCGACCACGCGCGGCAGCGACATCAGCTTCAGCGCGTCGTCGAGCGTCACCGTGTCCAGGGACATCGACTTGAAGAGGGAGGCGGTGCGCGGCTTGACCGCGTTCTTGCCGGTCTTCGGCGTGCCCTCGGGGAGGATCTCCGTGACGTACGGCCCGTAGCGGCCGTCCTTGGCGACGATCGGGCGGCCGGTCGCCGGGTCGGTGCCCAGCTCGAAGTCGCCGCTCGGCTTGGCGAGCAGTTCCTCGGCCAGTTCGACGGTCAGCTCGTCGGGCGCCAGGTCCTCGGGGACGTCGGCCCGCTGGTGACCCTCCGCGTCCTTCTCACCGCGCTCGACGTACGGGCCGTAGCGCCCGACCCGCAGCACGATGCCGTCGCCCACCGGGAACGACGACACCTCGCGGGCGTCGATCGCGCCCAGGTCGGTCACCAGTTCCTTGAGGCCGCCGAGGTGGTCCCCGTCGCCGTTGCCCGCCTCGGCCGCGCCACCGTTGTCGGTGCCGGTGCCGCCCGCGGCGAAGCCGCTGTCGGGCACGGTCTCGCCGAAGTAGAACCGCTTCAGCCACGGCACGGACTGCGCCTCACCGCGTGCGATGCGGTCGAGGTCGTCCTCCATCTTGGCGGTGAAGTCGTAGTCGACGAGCCGGCCGAAGTGCTTCTCCAGCAGGTTGACCACGGCGAAGGAGAGGAAGGACGGCACCAGGGCCGTGCCCTTCTTGAACACATAGCCGCGGTCGAGGATCGTGCCGATGATCGACGCGTACGTCGACGGGCGGCCGATCTCCCGCTCCTCCAGCTCCTTGACCAGCGACGCCTCGGTGTAGCGGGCCGGCGGCTTGGTGGCGTGGCCGTCGACCGAGATCTTCTCGGCGGTCAGGGCGTCGCCCTCGGCGACCTGCGGCAGCCGGCGCTCGCGGTCGTCGAGCTCGGCGTTCGGGTCGTCCGCGCCCTCGACGTACGCCTTCAGGAAGCCGTGGAAGGTGATGGTCTTGCCGGACGCGGTGAACTCGACGTCCCGGCCGTCGGACGCGGTGCCGCCGATCTTCACGGTGACGGAGTTACCGGTGGCGTCCTTCATCTGGGAGGCGACGGTCCGCTTCCAGATCAGCTCGTAGAGCCGGAACTGGTCGCCGGTCAGGCCGGTCTCGGCCGGGGTGCGGAAACGGTCGCCGGAGGGGCGGATCGCCTCGTGCGCCTCCTGGGCGTTCTTCACCTTCCCGGCGTAGGTGCGCGGCTGCGGCGGCAGGTAGTCGGCGCCGTACAGCTGCGTGACCTGGGCGCGGGCGGCGGCGACCGCCGTCTCGCTCAGCGTCGTCGAGTCCGTACGCATGTAGGTGATGTAGCCGTTCTCGTACAGCTTCTGCGCGATCTGCATGGTGGCCTTCGCGCCGTAGCCGAGCTTGCGGCTCGCCTCCTGCTGCAGTGTCGTCGTACGGAACGGGGCGTACGGCGAGCGGCGGTACGGCTTGGACTCGACGGACCGCACGGAGAACCGCGTGTTCTCCAGGGCGGCGGCCAGGGCGCGGGCGTTCGCCTCGTCGAGCTGGAGGGTGTTCGCGCTCTTGAGCCGGCCCAGGGAGTCGAAGTCGCGGCCCTGAGCGACGCGCCTGCCGTCGACGCTCTGGAGACGGGCGACCAGCGACGCCGGATCGGAGGCGTCCCCCGCGCGGCCGGATGGGGGTCCCCCCGCCGGAGCGAAGCCGGAGGTGGGGGAAAAGGTGCCCGTCAGGTCCCAGTACTCGGCGGAACGGAAGGCGATGCGCTCGCGTTCCCGCTCGACCACCAGCCGGGTGGCGACGGACTGGACACGGCCGGCGGACAGCCGGGGCATGACCTTCTTCCACAGGACCGGCGAGACCTCGTAGCCGTAGAGGCGGTCGAGGATGCGGCGGGTCTCCTGGGCGTCGACCAGCTTCTGGTTGAGCTGGCGCGGGTTGGCCACGGCCTCGCGGATCGCGTCCTTGGTGATCTCGTGGAAGACCATCCGCTTGACCGGGATCTTCGGCTTGAGGACTTCCTGGAGGTGCCAGGCGATGGCCTCGCCCTCGCGGTCCTCATCGGTGGCGAGGAAGAGCTCGTCGGACTCCTTCAGCAGGTCCTTGAGCTTCTTGACCTGGGCCCTTTTGTCGGCGTTGACCACATAGATCGGCTGGAAGTCGTGTTCGACGTCCACACCGAGACGGCGGACCTCACCGGTGTACTTCTCGGGCACCTCCGCGGCGCCGTTGGGAAGGTCGCGAATATGCCCGACGCTCGCCTCGACGATGTAGCCAGGGCCGAGATAGCCCTTGATCGTCTTCGCCTTGGCAGGCGACTCGACGATGACGAGTCGGCGGCCGCCCTTCGCGGTCTCGCTGGTCGGGGACAACTTCGCTCTTCTCTCCGGTCGACACTGGGGCCTCCCCGGGCTCTCGTCCCGGGGTCGGGTCTGCATTCACGGCTCGTGACGCTGCGGAGTGTGACGGTACCTCCCGCCCCCGTGTCAAACGGGAAAAGCCCGCAACGGCCACTCGAACGGTAACCCGACTTGCACCGTTCCTGCCGCCCGGACTGTCCGGACCCGGCCCGCTCCTCTGCGGAGCGCGACCTCTCGATTACCCGAATCCCCAGTTCGCCGACGGTCCTCAGAAGCGGGTGAGACACCACACGCCGAGGACGAGGGAGATCAGCGAGACGAGGCTCGCGACGCCGGCCGATGCGACGGGGCTCACACCCTGGGCCACCGGGCGACCGCGGCGGACGCCCGTCACGGTCCAGGCCAGCAACCCGCCCCCGAACAGGCAGAACACCAGCCCCGCGAAGATCGCCGGTCCGCTCTCCATGGTTCCCTGAGCCCCTTCCCCCGGGCCGCTGACGCCGGCCCGAAGATGAGGCTGACACGCACGAGCGGCGCGTAGGCGAACCGGAGGTGAACGCGGGGACGACGGGGGTGGGTGGGACGGCGGCCGGCGCGGCCCGGCTCCCGGTGAAGGTGTCCGGAACGACTCGAAAGTTGGCGAACCGAACACTTCTCCGAACAGTTCTCCGAGCACCTGCCGGGCACGCTCCCCGCACCGTGTACCGCACCACTGGGCACCCGCCGTCCTCGCCACTCCGCCACCGGTCACCCGACCGGTTCCAGGAACCCCTGCTCCACCAGCAGCCGGATCTGGGCGGGCGTGCGGTCGCGCAGCAGCACCGGGTCCTCGCCGAGGAGCTGGGCGATGGCGTCCAGGATGCGGCCCGCGCCCATCGTGCCGTCGCACACGCCCGCGAAGCCCGCGCCGATCGTGTCCACCCGGGTGGCCCGGCGCATCCCTCGGTTCTGGCGCAGCACCACATGCTCCGGGTCCTCCGCGCCGGGCAGCCCGACCTGCTCCTGCACGACCTCGTCGACCAACCGGAAGCTCGCCTCGAGCAGCGCCGCGTCGTCGTGCGCACGGAGGTAGTCGAGCCGCTCGAAGTGGGCCCGCACCGTGTCCCCGAGCGGCTGCTCGACCGGATGCGGCCACTCCTCCACCGTGACCGACGGCAGGGCGGCGCCCGACTTGCGCAGGGTGATCCAGCCGAAGCCGACGGCCTTCACGTCGCGCGCCTCGAACTCGTCCAGCCAGGCGTCGTAGCGTGCCTGGTAGTCGGCCGCGTCGCCGCGGTGGTCGCCGGCGTCCCGGAGCCACAGCTCGGCGTACTGGGTGACGTCCTGCACCTCACGCTGCACGATCCAGGCATCGCACCCGCGGGGCACCCATGACCTGAGCCTGTCCTGCCAGTCCTCCCCTTCGACGTGCTGCCAGTTGGCGAGGAACTGCGCGAACCCGCCTTCACGCAGTCGTTCCCCCGCCTCCTGAACGAGCGTGCGGCACAGATCGTCCCCGCCCATCCCGCCGTCGCGGTAGGTGAGCCGCGCGCCCGGCGAGATCACGAAGGGCGGGTTGGAGACGATCAGGTCGTACGTCTCGTCCTCCCGGACCGGTGCGAACAGCGACCCCTCGCGCAGCTCGGCGGCCGGGGCCCCGGAGAGGGCCAGGGTGAGCGCGGTGATGTGCAGCGCGCGCGGGTTGACGTCCGTCGCCGTCACGCGCGTGGCGTGCCGGGTGGCGTGCAGTGCCTGGATGCCGGAGCCGGTGCCGAGGTCGAGCGCGGAGGCGGCGGGCGTGCGGACGGTGATCCCGGCCAGGGTCATGGACGCCCCGCCGACGCCGAGGACGACTCCCTCCTCCCGGCTGCCGATGCCGCCGGCGCCGCCGACCGCGCAGCCCAGGTCGGACACGATGAACCAGTCCTCGCCCGCGGGCCCGCCGTACGGCCGTACGTCCACGGTCGCGGTGAGCTCGTCCGCGCCGACCCGCGCCAGCCACCCGTCCGCCAGGCAGGCGTCGACCGGCAGAACGTCCGCCACGCGTGCGCGGGGCACGGGTTGCTGCAACAGGAACAGCCGTACGAGTGTCTCCAGCGGCGTGTCACCGCGCGTCGCCCGGAACGCGGGCACGGTCTCGCTGCGGGCCAGCGCCGCGTACGCGGGAGCGCCGAGCAGTTCGAGCAGTCCGTCGGCGGTGAAGGAGGCCTTGAGCAGCGCGTCGCGGAGACGGGCGGCGGTGTCGGAACGGCCGGGTGACGGAGCCGGAGGAGCTGAGGGGACCGAGGGGGGCAGGGGCAAGGGCGGCAGGCCGGTGTTACTCACACTCTCCATTGTGGCCGCCGCCCTCGCCCCCCGCGTGCCGTGGCCCCCACGACCGCCACGACCTCCGTGACGGCCTCGGCTGCCGCGCCGTCAGCCCTGCGTGGCCTGCCCCGGAGCGGTGGCCGTCTTGCAGCTGGGCTGGCGGGCCATC contains these protein-coding regions:
- the topA gene encoding type I DNA topoisomerase encodes the protein MSPTSETAKGGRRLVIVESPAKAKTIKGYLGPGYIVEASVGHIRDLPNGAAEVPEKYTGEVRRLGVDVEHDFQPIYVVNADKRAQVKKLKDLLKESDELFLATDEDREGEAIAWHLQEVLKPKIPVKRMVFHEITKDAIREAVANPRQLNQKLVDAQETRRILDRLYGYEVSPVLWKKVMPRLSAGRVQSVATRLVVERERERIAFRSAEYWDLTGTFSPTSGFAPAGGPPSGRAGDASDPASLVARLQSVDGRRVAQGRDFDSLGRLKSANTLQLDEANARALAAALENTRFSVRSVESKPYRRSPYAPFRTTTLQQEASRKLGYGAKATMQIAQKLYENGYITYMRTDSTTLSETAVAAARAQVTQLYGADYLPPQPRTYAGKVKNAQEAHEAIRPSGDRFRTPAETGLTGDQFRLYELIWKRTVASQMKDATGNSVTVKIGGTASDGRDVEFTASGKTITFHGFLKAYVEGADDPNAELDDRERRLPQVAEGDALTAEKISVDGHATKPPARYTEASLVKELEEREIGRPSTYASIIGTILDRGYVFKKGTALVPSFLSFAVVNLLEKHFGRLVDYDFTAKMEDDLDRIARGEAQSVPWLKRFYFGETVPDSGFAAGGTGTDNGGAAEAGNGDGDHLGGLKELVTDLGAIDAREVSSFPVGDGIVLRVGRYGPYVERGEKDAEGHQRADVPEDLAPDELTVELAEELLAKPSGDFELGTDPATGRPIVAKDGRYGPYVTEILPEGTPKTGKNAVKPRTASLFKSMSLDTVTLDDALKLMSLPRVVGADAEGVEITAQNGRYGPYLKKGTDSRSLQSEEQLFTITLEEALAIYAQPKQRGRAAAKPPLKELGEDPVSGKPVVVKDGRFGPYVTDGETNATLRSGDSVETITRERGFELLAEKRAKGPAKKTAAKKTPAKKTAAKKAPAKKTAAAKKTAAKSTTAKTTTAKKTTATKAAAKKATAVNGAED
- a CDS encoding class I SAM-dependent methyltransferase; the encoded protein is MESVSNTGLPPLPLPPSVPSAPPAPSPGRSDTAARLRDALLKASFTADGLLELLGAPAYAALARSETVPAFRATRGDTPLETLVRLFLLQQPVPRARVADVLPVDACLADGWLARVGADELTATVDVRPYGGPAGEDWFIVSDLGCAVGGAGGIGSREEGVVLGVGGASMTLAGITVRTPAASALDLGTGSGIQALHATRHATRVTATDVNPRALHITALTLALSGAPAAELREGSLFAPVREDETYDLIVSNPPFVISPGARLTYRDGGMGGDDLCRTLVQEAGERLREGGFAQFLANWQHVEGEDWQDRLRSWVPRGCDAWIVQREVQDVTQYAELWLRDAGDHRGDAADYQARYDAWLDEFEARDVKAVGFGWITLRKSGAALPSVTVEEWPHPVEQPLGDTVRAHFERLDYLRAHDDAALLEASFRLVDEVVQEQVGLPGAEDPEHVVLRQNRGMRRATRVDTIGAGFAGVCDGTMGAGRILDAIAQLLGEDPVLLRDRTPAQIRLLVEQGFLEPVG